The genomic DNA TATATACAAATTTAGGAATCCATATTAATACAGGGATCTTCATTTTATTTTTAAACATTCCCGTCTTCATTCTAGGGTTTGTAAAATTAGGGAAACAATCAACGATTCTTAGTTTCATCAATGTTATTGGCATTTCCGTTGTCACTATGTTTGTGCCAATCGTAACAGTCACAACGAATCCTTTGATGAACGCAATTATGGGTGGTGTCTTAGTCGGCGTTGGCGCAGGGCTTTCATTGAAAATGGGCTTTAACACTGGTGGCATGGACATTATTTCACTGATTCTTTCAAAAACAACAGGGAAAACAGTTGGTAATTTTATGTTCTTATTAAATGGTATTATTGTGCTGTTGGCTGGTTTTGTATTTAACTGGGAAAGTGCGTTGTATACTATTATTTCTATTTACTGTTTGAGTCAGGTGGTCGACATGATTCATACCAGTCACCAAAAAGTCACAGCAATGATTGTCACCACGAGACCAGAAGCCGTTGCCTTAGAAGTTTCTCAACAAATTGCTCGTGGCATGACCTTGTTGCCTTCAATCGGCGGCTATTCAGGTGCAGAAGGTCGGATGATTATGATGGTCATTACTCGCTACGAACTCTATGATTTAGAACAAGCAGTTTACAGTATCGATGAGAATGCCTTTGTAAATATTTTACCAACACAATCGGTTTTAGGGCGTTTTGCCAATGAAGATGAACAACGGATTTTTCATAGTACAGGAACATTTCCTGAGCTTCAATCTTACAAGGTGAAACGTTATCCACCAAAGAAAAAATTAAAATAGCAAGTCGGCCTTCAGATCCCAAAGTCTTAACGGGAAAACTGGAGGTTTTTTTATAAAAATGAAGGTTATGTGAAAGAATAGACAAAAATTTTCTGAAAAAGGGAATTTTACTAGAAAAGTGTCAGGAATTCTGCTAAAATAGAACCGTTGGTTAGGGAACACCTAACAAATAAAGTTTTTAAAAACTTAGGAGGAATTTTTTATGCCAGTAGTATCAGGAGCAGAATTCTTAAAAGCAGCACGTAAAGGCGGCTATGCAGTAGGTGGCTATAACACAAATAACTTAGAATGGACACAAGCGATTTTAGAAGCAGCAGAAGCTAAAAAAGCACCAGTTCTAATCCAAACATCAATGGGCGCTGCTAAATACATGGGCGGCTACAAAGTAGCTAAAGACATGATTACTAATTTAGTAGACTCAATGAATATCACAGTTCCAGTAGCAATTCACTTAGACCACGGTGACTACGAAGCTGCTTTAGAATGTATCGAAGTTGGCTATACTTCAATCATGTTTGATGGTTCTCACTTACCATTCGAAGAAAACTTAAAATTAGCGAAAGATGTAGTTGAAAAAGCTCACGCTAAAGGTATTTCTGTTGAATGTGAAGTTGGTTCAATCGGTGGTGAAGAAGACGGAATCATCGGTACTGGCGAATTAGCTGATATCGAAGAATGTAAACAAATGGTTGCTACAGGTATTGACTACTTAGCATGTGGTATCGGTAACATCCATGGTCAATATCCAGAAAACTGGAAAGGTTTAGCATTTGATCACTTACAAGCAATTGCTGAAGCTGTCGGTTCTGATGTACCTCTAGTATTACACGGAGGTTCTGGTATTCCTCAAGAACAAATTGAAAAAGCAATTTCAATGGGTATCTCAAAAGTTAACGTAAATACAGAATTCCAATTATCATTCGCTAAAGCAACGCGCGAATATATTGAAGCTGGTAAAGATTTAGAAGGTAAAGGATTTGACCCTCGTAAATTATTAGCACCAGGTAAAGCTGCAATCATCAAAGATGCAGAAGAACACATTGATTGGTTCGGTTCAGCTAACAAAGCTTAATCAACTAGTTACGTTAAAGACAGCCACAGCACGTGGCTGTCTTTTTTATTTTTTGTTATTTTTTCATTCTATTAAAATACCTGAGAAGTTTTCTTTTTTCTTAAGCTTGATTATGATAGAATGATTGGGTAGTTTATTTAGAAAACGTATATTACAGATAGGTGAGAATATAAATGAAAAAAATCGTAATCAATGGGAATCGTCCATTAAAAGGCGAAGTAACCATTAGCGGCGCCAAAAATAGTGTGGTCGCTTTAATTCCAGCTGCTATTTTAGCAGATTCGCCCGTGACTTTAGATGGCGTTCCTGACATTCAGGATGTTCACTCATTAATTGAAATTTTAGAAATTATGGGTGCTAAAATTA from Enterococcus faecalis includes the following:
- a CDS encoding YitT family protein gives rise to the protein MSRLVSTYQRNESIKKIAVMAITALTSAVGLNFFLIPAKVFSAGMNGIAQIIATLLYTNLGIHINTGIFILFLNIPVFILGFVKLGKQSTILSFINVIGISVVTMFVPIVTVTTNPLMNAIMGGVLVGVGAGLSLKMGFNTGGMDIISLILSKTTGKTVGNFMFLLNGIIVLLAGFVFNWESALYTIISIYCLSQVVDMIHTSHQKVTAMIVTTRPEAVALEVSQQIARGMTLLPSIGGYSGAEGRMIMMVITRYELYDLEQAVYSIDENAFVNILPTQSVLGRFANEDEQRIFHSTGTFPELQSYKVKRYPPKKKLK
- a CDS encoding class II fructose-bisphosphate aldolase, with amino-acid sequence MPVVSGAEFLKAARKGGYAVGGYNTNNLEWTQAILEAAEAKKAPVLIQTSMGAAKYMGGYKVAKDMITNLVDSMNITVPVAIHLDHGDYEAALECIEVGYTSIMFDGSHLPFEENLKLAKDVVEKAHAKGISVECEVGSIGGEEDGIIGTGELADIEECKQMVATGIDYLACGIGNIHGQYPENWKGLAFDHLQAIAEAVGSDVPLVLHGGSGIPQEQIEKAISMGISKVNVNTEFQLSFAKATREYIEAGKDLEGKGFDPRKLLAPGKAAIIKDAEEHIDWFGSANKA